The Comamonas sp. GB3 AK4-5 genome includes a region encoding these proteins:
- the ubiA gene encoding 4-hydroxybenzoate octaprenyltransferase, translated as MNASLPPTAPRRSRLALYLDLVRWNRPAGWLVLVWPTLGALWVAADGFPGWHLLAVFVLGTVLMRSAGCTINDIADRDFDKHVKRTTQRPITSGQVSVKEAALVGLALTLVSLVLVLTTRWEAVAWSVPAVLFTILYPFTKRFFAMPQAFLGIAFNFGIVIAFAAVTGHVPLTAWILWLANMCLVLAYDTEYAMVDRDDDLKIGMKTSAITLGRFDVAGIMAFFVLCWALTAWVLLPYQLGWPFWLGMAVAAAQIAWHFTLIRHRTREGCFVAFSKSHWIGAAIFAGVVLGYGLK; from the coding sequence ATGAATGCCTCCTTGCCTCCCACTGCCCCACGCCGCAGCCGTCTTGCGCTGTACCTGGACCTGGTCCGCTGGAACCGCCCCGCAGGCTGGTTGGTGCTGGTCTGGCCCACGTTGGGCGCTTTGTGGGTGGCGGCAGATGGTTTTCCGGGCTGGCATTTGCTGGCGGTGTTCGTGCTGGGCACGGTGTTGATGCGCAGCGCCGGTTGCACCATCAACGACATTGCCGACCGCGACTTTGACAAGCATGTGAAGCGCACCACGCAGCGGCCCATCACCAGCGGCCAGGTCAGCGTGAAAGAAGCCGCCCTGGTGGGTCTGGCGCTGACCCTGGTGTCCCTGGTGCTGGTGCTGACCACGCGCTGGGAGGCCGTGGCCTGGTCGGTGCCGGCCGTGCTGTTCACCATCCTCTACCCGTTCACCAAACGGTTTTTTGCCATGCCCCAGGCTTTTCTGGGCATTGCCTTCAACTTCGGCATCGTCATCGCCTTTGCCGCCGTCACGGGCCATGTGCCGCTGACGGCCTGGATTCTGTGGCTGGCCAATATGTGCCTGGTGCTGGCCTATGACACCGAATACGCCATGGTGGACCGTGACGACGACCTCAAGATCGGCATGAAGACCTCGGCCATCACCCTGGGCCGCTTCGATGTGGCCGGCATCATGGCCTTTTTCGTGCTGTGCTGGGCGCTCACCGCCTGGGTGCTGCTGCCCTACCAGCTGGGCTGGCCTTTCTGGCTGGGCATGGCCGTGGCCGCGGCGCAGATCGCCTGGCATTTCACGCTGATCCGCCACCGCACGCGCGAAGGCTGCTTTGTCGCTTTCAGCAAAAGCCACTGGATTGGCGCCGCCATTTTTGCCGGCGTGGTACTGGGCTATGGATTGAAGTGA
- a CDS encoding phosphatase PAP2 family protein, protein MMQWIDIYAAPLLALLLTAALGGFFVHQRLGLRPSPAGVPGSAWPWLALGGLAALAMAGMTWSVAQGMVPAAAQGSVGVDWLVLDHRVQVWVQTLGQAAWMPVVRAWTQLGHVLWMAALGMLACIWLLYRRAWLLLGAWVVGVAGVGLWVRILKTQVARERPEVRWAMEHGYSFPSGHSAGTVVCYGLLAWVCLALARPAQPRWVVAGTVAVVLGVGISRVLLGVHYVSDVLAGWLLGLAWLSLVIGMAELARKAAGQGLQRPRG, encoded by the coding sequence ATGATGCAGTGGATCGATATCTATGCAGCGCCCTTGCTGGCGCTGCTTTTGACAGCCGCCCTGGGCGGCTTTTTTGTGCACCAACGTCTGGGGCTGCGTCCTTCTCCCGCCGGTGTGCCGGGGTCTGCATGGCCCTGGCTGGCCCTGGGCGGATTGGCTGCGCTGGCCATGGCCGGCATGACCTGGAGCGTGGCGCAGGGCATGGTCCCCGCTGCAGCGCAAGGCAGTGTGGGCGTGGACTGGCTGGTGCTGGACCACCGGGTGCAGGTCTGGGTACAGACCCTGGGCCAGGCCGCCTGGATGCCCGTGGTGCGCGCCTGGACCCAATTGGGCCATGTGCTCTGGATGGCAGCGCTGGGCATGTTGGCCTGCATCTGGCTGCTCTACCGCCGCGCCTGGCTGTTGCTGGGTGCCTGGGTGGTGGGCGTGGCCGGTGTGGGGCTGTGGGTGCGCATCCTCAAAACCCAGGTGGCACGGGAGCGACCCGAGGTGCGCTGGGCCATGGAGCATGGCTATAGCTTTCCCAGCGGCCACAGCGCCGGCACGGTGGTGTGCTACGGGCTGCTGGCCTGGGTATGCCTGGCGCTGGCAAGGCCCGCGCAGCCGCGCTGGGTGGTGGCCGGCACGGTGGCCGTGGTGCTGGGCGTGGGCATCAGCCGGGTGCTGCTGGGGGTGCACTATGTGAGCGATGTGCTGGCCGGTTGGCTGTTGGGCCTGGCCTGGTTGTCCCTGGTGATTGGCATGGCCGAGCTGGCGCGCAAGGCGGCAGGGCAGGGACTGCAGCGGCCCCGGGGCTGA
- a CDS encoding Dps family protein encodes MAKDSRKTPSKTSKPDSAATTGVPAINIGISEKDRAAIAKGLSVLLADTYTLYLTTHNFHWNVTGPMFNTLHTMFMGQYTELWNAVDPIAERIRSLGHFAPGSYAQFGLLATLPDVPATPPKADEMIRILVQGHEAVARTARELFPLADKASDEPTADLLTQRLTIHEQTAWMLRSLLEA; translated from the coding sequence ATGGCCAAGGATTCCCGCAAAACCCCTAGCAAGACCAGCAAGCCTGACAGCGCTGCTACAACTGGCGTGCCCGCCATCAACATCGGCATCAGCGAAAAGGACCGCGCAGCCATTGCCAAAGGGCTGTCGGTGCTGCTGGCCGATACCTACACCCTGTACCTGACCACGCACAATTTCCACTGGAACGTGACGGGGCCGATGTTCAACACCCTGCACACCATGTTCATGGGCCAGTACACCGAGCTGTGGAATGCGGTGGACCCGATTGCCGAGCGCATTCGCTCGCTGGGCCATTTCGCACCGGGCTCCTATGCCCAGTTCGGCCTGCTGGCCACCCTGCCCGATGTGCCGGCCACGCCACCCAAGGCGGACGAGATGATTCGCATCCTGGTGCAAGGCCATGAGGCCGTGGCCCGTACGGCGCGCGAGCTCTTCCCCCTGGCCGACAAGGCCAGCGATGAGCCCACGGCCGACCTGCTGACCCAGCGCCTGACAATCCACGAGCAAACCGCGTGGATGTTGCGCTCGCTGTTGGAAGCCTGA
- a CDS encoding LysR substrate-binding domain-containing protein, giving the protein MTLTELKYIVAVAREKHFGRAADACYVSQPTLSVAIKKLEDELDVKLFERSAGEVTVTPLGEEIVRQAQSVLEQAAAIKEIAKRGKDPLSGVLTLGVIYTIGPYLLPDLVRNSIDRTPQMPLMLQENFTVKLLEMLRTGEIDCAIVAEPFPDTGLAIAPLYDEPFMAAVPSSHPLAQKASVSTQDLKNETMLLLGTGHCFRDHVLEVCPEFARYASNAEGIRRTFEGSSLETIKHMVAAGMGVTLVPRLSVPKDALDTPRRRKSDEPHIRYLPIVEEDGALPPSRRVVLVWRRSFTRYEAIAALRNAVYACVLPGVSRLS; this is encoded by the coding sequence ATGACGCTCACAGAACTGAAATACATCGTTGCGGTTGCCCGAGAAAAGCATTTCGGCCGTGCGGCTGACGCCTGCTATGTTTCGCAACCCACGTTGTCTGTGGCGATCAAAAAGCTCGAAGACGAGCTGGATGTCAAATTGTTCGAGCGCAGCGCGGGTGAAGTCACCGTCACCCCCCTGGGTGAGGAAATCGTGCGCCAGGCCCAAAGCGTGCTGGAGCAGGCCGCTGCCATCAAGGAAATCGCCAAGCGCGGCAAGGATCCACTGTCCGGCGTGCTGACCCTGGGCGTGATCTACACCATAGGCCCCTATCTGCTGCCCGATCTGGTGCGCAACTCCATAGACCGCACGCCGCAGATGCCGCTGATGCTGCAGGAGAACTTCACCGTCAAGCTGCTGGAGATGCTGCGCACCGGCGAGATCGATTGCGCCATCGTGGCCGAACCCTTTCCCGACACCGGCCTGGCCATTGCGCCGCTGTATGACGAGCCCTTTATGGCTGCTGTGCCCAGCAGCCACCCGCTGGCGCAAAAAGCTTCGGTGTCCACGCAGGATCTGAAGAACGAAACCATGTTGCTGCTGGGTACGGGCCACTGCTTTCGCGACCATGTGCTCGAGGTCTGCCCCGAGTTCGCGCGCTACGCCAGCAACGCCGAAGGTATCCGCCGCACGTTTGAAGGCTCTTCGCTGGAAACCATCAAGCACATGGTGGCGGCCGGCATGGGCGTGACCCTGGTGCCGCGCCTGTCCGTGCCCAAGGACGCGCTGGACACACCGCGCCGACGCAAGTCGGACGAGCCCCATATCCGCTATCTGCCCATCGTCGAGGAAGACGGTGCCCTCCCTCCCAGCCGTCGCGTGGTGCTGGTCTGGCGCCGCAGCTTTACCCGCTATGAAGCCATTGCTGCGCTGCGCAATGCGGTCTACGCCTGCGTGCTGCCCGGGGTGAGCAGGCTGTCCTGA
- the recG gene encoding ATP-dependent DNA helicase RecG — MSAPSPAKKTAPSAALQAMHKLGLVRDIDLALHLPLRYEDETRITPLKNARDGDTVQIEATVTHSEVQLRPRRMLKVTVDDGTGTCVLTFFSFYPSHQKTLSPGAVLRIRGEVKGGFWGRQMLHPAFKLAGGELPQALTPIYPTTAGLPQPYLRRAIASALQRVQLPETLPPGTRPPVLPYWNETGLQPLMGLRDALLFLHNPTPDVALATLEDHSHPAWQRLKAEELLAQQLSQYQAKRERARLKAPSLTVPLPQAGDATLVEQFLAVLPFGLTGAQQRVCREIADDMARPMPMHRLLQGDVGSGKTVVAAMSAMVCIAAGWQCALMAPTEILAEQHFGKLVGWLEPILAPLGKKVAWLSGAQKKKERAAMLALVASGEAALVVGTHAVIQQQVEFHNLALAVIDEQHRFGVAQRLALRQKLAHAGLEPHLLMMSATPIPRTLAMSYYADLDVSVIDELPPGRTPIVTKVISDSRKDEVVARIGAQVAAGRQVYWVCPLIEESEALDLSNATATHTDLSEALPGVMVGLLHSRMPTAEKKAVMELFTAGIMGVLVSTTVIEVGVDVPNASLMVIEHAERFGLSQLHQLRGRVGRGAAASACVLLYAVNDNGRLSDTGKERLRAMAETNDGFEIARRDLEIRGPGEFLGARQSGAAMLRFADLEQDVALLEWARELAPPMLEQHALLAEVHISRWLGGKAEYLKA, encoded by the coding sequence ATGTCCGCTCCATCGCCCGCCAAAAAAACCGCCCCCAGTGCTGCCTTGCAGGCCATGCACAAATTAGGGCTGGTGCGTGACATCGACCTGGCATTGCACCTGCCGCTGCGCTATGAGGATGAAACCCGCATCACCCCGCTGAAGAATGCGCGCGATGGCGACACGGTACAGATCGAGGCCACCGTGACCCACAGCGAGGTGCAGCTGCGCCCGCGCCGCATGCTGAAAGTCACGGTGGATGACGGAACGGGCACTTGCGTGCTCACCTTCTTCAGCTTCTACCCCTCGCACCAGAAGACGCTGTCGCCAGGCGCTGTGCTGCGTATTCGGGGCGAGGTCAAGGGTGGCTTCTGGGGCCGGCAAATGCTGCACCCCGCATTCAAGCTGGCCGGTGGTGAATTGCCACAGGCGCTCACGCCCATCTACCCCACCACGGCCGGCCTGCCCCAGCCCTATCTGCGCCGGGCCATTGCCAGTGCCTTGCAGCGCGTGCAGCTGCCCGAGACGCTGCCGCCCGGCACGCGGCCACCGGTGCTGCCTTATTGGAATGAAACAGGCCTGCAGCCTTTGATGGGATTGCGTGATGCGCTTCTGTTTTTGCACAATCCCACGCCCGATGTGGCCCTGGCCACGCTGGAAGACCACAGCCACCCGGCCTGGCAGCGCCTCAAGGCCGAAGAGCTGTTGGCCCAGCAGCTGTCCCAGTACCAGGCCAAACGCGAGCGCGCACGGCTGAAAGCGCCGTCGTTGACGGTGCCCCTGCCGCAGGCCGGCGACGCCACATTGGTGGAGCAATTCCTGGCCGTGCTGCCCTTTGGCCTGACCGGCGCCCAGCAACGGGTCTGCCGTGAGATCGCCGACGACATGGCCCGCCCCATGCCCATGCACCGCCTGCTGCAGGGCGATGTGGGCTCGGGCAAGACCGTGGTGGCTGCCATGTCGGCCATGGTCTGCATTGCGGCCGGCTGGCAATGTGCGCTGATGGCCCCCACCGAAATCCTGGCCGAGCAGCACTTTGGCAAGCTGGTGGGCTGGCTGGAGCCTATTCTTGCGCCGCTGGGCAAGAAGGTGGCCTGGCTGTCGGGCGCGCAAAAGAAAAAGGAACGCGCCGCCATGCTGGCCCTGGTGGCCAGTGGCGAAGCCGCCTTGGTGGTGGGCACGCATGCCGTCATTCAGCAGCAGGTGGAGTTCCACAACCTGGCGCTGGCCGTGATCGACGAGCAGCACCGCTTTGGCGTGGCCCAGCGCCTGGCACTGCGGCAAAAACTCGCCCATGCCGGGCTGGAGCCGCATCTGTTGATGATGAGCGCCACCCCCATTCCGCGCACCCTGGCCATGAGCTATTACGCCGACCTGGATGTGTCGGTGATTGACGAGCTGCCGCCGGGCCGCACCCCCATTGTCACCAAGGTGATCTCGGACAGCCGCAAGGACGAGGTCGTTGCCCGCATCGGCGCCCAGGTGGCGGCCGGCCGCCAGGTGTACTGGGTGTGCCCGCTGATTGAAGAGAGCGAGGCCCTGGACCTGTCCAACGCCACGGCCACCCACACTGATCTGAGCGAAGCCCTGCCCGGCGTGATGGTGGGCCTGCTGCATTCACGCATGCCCACTGCCGAGAAGAAGGCGGTGATGGAGCTGTTCACCGCCGGCATCATGGGCGTGCTGGTGTCCACCACGGTGATCGAGGTGGGTGTGGACGTGCCGAATGCATCGCTGATGGTGATTGAGCATGCCGAACGCTTTGGCCTGTCCCAGCTGCACCAGCTGCGCGGCCGCGTGGGGCGGGGCGCGGCGGCATCGGCCTGTGTGCTGCTGTATGCCGTCAATGACAACGGTCGCCTGTCCGACACCGGCAAGGAGCGGCTGCGTGCCATGGCCGAAACCAATGACGGCTTCGAGATCGCCCGGCGCGATCTGGAAATCCGTGGCCCTGGTGAGTTTCTGGGCGCACGCCAGTCCGGTGCCGCCATGCTGCGCTTTGCCGATCTGGAGCAGGACGTGGCCTTGCTGGAATGGGCGCGCGAGTTGGCGCCCCCCATGCTGGAGCAGCATGCGCTGCTGGCGGAGGTGCATATCTCCCGCTGGTTGGGTGGCAAGGCCGAATACCTGAAGGCTTGA
- a CDS encoding HD-GYP domain-containing protein, which yields MFKRISVQHLATGMYIYEMCGPWMSHPFWRRAFLLTSLADLQRLRQSPVTEVWIDTRRGKDIPPDVPCVVWDPQKGSPQAVPVAPPPQPQASINTTPATLGKELNQAIALCEQSREAMLDMFSEARMGSAISMDMAETLVNEITGSVLRNPDALLSVARLKTADNYTYMHSVAVSGLMVALARNLGMDEAQARRAGLAGLLHDLGKARMDPAILNKPGKLNDAEFAHMQGHPRASYEMLLGSEGIDEAVLDACLHHHERMDGRGYPDGLAGENISLLARMTAICDVYDAITSDRPYKKGWPPSVSLKRMAEWTDTHLDKRLFETFVRTVGIYPVGSLVRLQSGRLAVVSEPSTKSLTAPRVVAFYCTKSEKLLNPQLLDLAQTRQDRIVAQEDPANWPFTNLDSLWHKGAAATA from the coding sequence ATGTTCAAACGCATTTCCGTCCAACATCTCGCCACGGGCATGTACATCTATGAGATGTGCGGCCCCTGGATGTCCCATCCCTTCTGGCGGCGGGCGTTTTTGCTGACTTCGTTGGCCGATCTCCAGCGCCTGCGGCAAAGCCCGGTGACCGAGGTCTGGATCGACACACGCCGCGGCAAGGACATTCCGCCCGACGTGCCCTGCGTGGTCTGGGACCCGCAAAAAGGCAGCCCCCAGGCCGTGCCTGTGGCCCCGCCCCCCCAGCCGCAGGCCAGCATCAACACCACACCGGCCACCCTGGGCAAAGAGCTGAACCAGGCCATTGCGCTGTGCGAGCAATCACGTGAGGCCATGCTGGACATGTTCAGCGAGGCCCGCATGGGCAGCGCCATCAGCATGGATATGGCCGAGACCCTGGTCAACGAGATCACGGGGTCTGTGCTGCGCAACCCCGATGCACTGCTGAGCGTGGCGCGACTGAAAACCGCCGACAACTACACCTATATGCACTCCGTGGCCGTCAGCGGCCTGATGGTGGCACTGGCGCGCAACCTGGGCATGGATGAGGCACAGGCGCGCCGCGCCGGTCTCGCGGGTCTGCTGCATGACCTGGGCAAGGCCCGCATGGACCCGGCCATTCTGAACAAGCCCGGCAAGCTGAACGATGCAGAGTTTGCCCATATGCAAGGCCACCCCCGTGCCAGCTACGAGATGCTGCTGGGCAGCGAAGGCATTGACGAGGCCGTGCTGGATGCCTGCCTGCACCACCACGAGCGCATGGATGGGCGTGGCTACCCTGATGGACTCGCGGGCGAGAACATCAGCCTGCTGGCGCGCATGACGGCCATCTGCGATGTCTACGACGCCATCACCTCGGACCGTCCCTACAAGAAAGGCTGGCCGCCTTCGGTGTCACTCAAGCGCATGGCCGAGTGGACCGACACCCATCTGGACAAGCGCCTCTTCGAGACCTTTGTGCGCACCGTGGGCATCTACCCCGTGGGTTCGCTGGTGCGCCTGCAATCGGGCCGGCTGGCTGTGGTGAGCGAGCCGTCCACCAAGAGCCTGACAGCGCCGCGCGTGGTGGCGTTTTACTGCACCAAAAGCGAGAAGCTGCTCAACCCTCAGCTGCTGGACCTGGCACAGACACGGCAAGACCGCATCGTGGCCCAGGAAGACCCGGCCAACTGGCCGTTCACCAATCTGGACAGCCTGTGGCACAAAGGCGCGGCGGCCACGGCTTGA
- a CDS encoding GGDEF domain-containing protein, translating to MAMDTTFVWDDNFITELDTVDTQHHALVDLFNELSAALFRQDSDSEVLLEDIYRRLLAYTEYHFAEEEALMQEHGLDDRHIQPHHHLHQQFVEQVALLWRQRKNMSDPGTTLVGFLTSWLGLHILGIDQSMARQIACVRAGMPPTQAFDLERENHDNSTQALLKMIGKLYNVLSQQNMQLAEANLHLEERVAQRTQELEQVNARLESMSRTDGLLQIANRAYFDERLLQACAQAGRSGRPVGLIMVDVDHFKRYNDHHGHQQGDRCLQAVAEALRTSVLRVTDLVARYGGEELAVILPDTDADGALAVARQMVRNVRALELVHGASSVWPHVTVSAGAASLVPPGGSASRAAPADLVALADAALYRAKAQGRNGCQLACAESAGTVLVM from the coding sequence ATGGCCATGGACACCACCTTTGTCTGGGACGACAACTTCATCACCGAGCTGGATACGGTGGATACGCAGCATCATGCATTGGTGGACCTGTTCAATGAGCTCAGCGCAGCCCTGTTTCGCCAGGACAGCGACAGCGAAGTTCTGCTGGAAGACATCTATCGCCGCCTGCTGGCCTATACCGAATACCACTTTGCCGAGGAAGAGGCGCTGATGCAGGAGCATGGGCTGGACGATAGACACATACAGCCCCACCATCATCTGCACCAGCAGTTTGTGGAGCAGGTGGCGCTGCTGTGGCGCCAGCGCAAGAACATGAGCGACCCCGGCACCACGCTGGTGGGCTTTCTCACCTCGTGGCTGGGGCTGCATATCCTGGGCATAGACCAGTCCATGGCGCGGCAGATTGCCTGTGTGCGTGCCGGCATGCCACCCACTCAGGCTTTCGACCTGGAGCGCGAGAACCATGACAACAGCACGCAAGCGCTGCTGAAGATGATTGGCAAGCTCTACAACGTGCTGTCGCAACAGAACATGCAGCTGGCTGAAGCCAATTTGCATCTGGAGGAGCGTGTGGCGCAGCGCACGCAGGAGCTGGAGCAGGTCAATGCCCGGCTGGAGTCCATGTCCCGCACCGATGGATTGCTGCAGATCGCCAACCGCGCCTATTTCGACGAGCGTTTGCTGCAGGCCTGTGCGCAGGCCGGGCGCAGCGGCCGGCCGGTGGGCCTGATCATGGTCGATGTGGACCACTTCAAACGCTACAACGACCACCATGGTCACCAGCAGGGCGACCGCTGCCTGCAGGCCGTGGCCGAGGCGCTGCGTACCAGCGTGCTCCGCGTGACCGATCTGGTGGCGCGTTATGGCGGGGAAGAGCTGGCGGTGATACTGCCCGATACCGACGCCGATGGCGCATTGGCGGTGGCCAGGCAGATGGTGCGCAATGTGCGTGCGCTGGAACTGGTGCACGGGGCTTCGTCGGTATGGCCCCATGTGACCGTGAGCGCCGGAGCCGCCAGCCTGGTGCCACCGGGCGGTTCGGCCAGCCGTGCTGCGCCGGCCGATCTGGTGGCCTTGGCCGATGCTGCCCTCTACCGCGCCAAGGCTCAGGGCCGCAATGGTTGTCAATTGGCATGCGCCGAGTCAGCGGGAACCGTGCTGGTGATGTAG
- the queA gene encoding tRNA preQ1(34) S-adenosylmethionine ribosyltransferase-isomerase QueA gives MSFSPRAHTLSDFDFALPEHLIAQHPAAERSASRLLDGRQQPFVDRVFKELPELLHEGDLLVFNDTKVVKARVFGEKASGGKLELLIERVLEGNEVVAHMKVSKKPLPGAKVHLHGGKGRGGFDGVLLGRWPDESGPLFRFALEGEQGQTPWELMEQFGHLPLPPYIARNQNSDEDPDEAEDTERYQTVFASHPGAVAAPTAALHFDAQVLAALKEKGVETAAVTLHVGAGTFQPVKVENIAEHQMHSERYNIPLTTLAALERCRQRRGRIVAVGTTSVRTLESWARTGQISGDTNIFITPGFEFRVVDCLVTNFHLPKSTLMMLVSAFAGYKHITELYQHAVQNEYRFFSYGDSMLLERRR, from the coding sequence ATGTCTTTCAGTCCCCGCGCCCATACCCTCAGTGATTTCGACTTTGCTCTGCCCGAGCATCTGATTGCCCAACACCCTGCCGCCGAGCGCAGTGCCTCGCGCCTGCTGGATGGCCGCCAGCAGCCTTTTGTGGACCGCGTGTTCAAAGAGCTGCCAGAGCTGCTGCACGAAGGCGATCTACTGGTCTTCAACGACACCAAGGTCGTCAAGGCCCGCGTGTTTGGAGAGAAGGCCAGCGGCGGAAAGCTGGAGCTGCTGATCGAGCGCGTGCTCGAAGGCAACGAGGTTGTGGCCCATATGAAGGTCAGCAAAAAACCACTGCCCGGAGCCAAGGTGCATCTGCACGGCGGCAAGGGCCGTGGCGGTTTTGACGGCGTGCTGCTGGGCCGCTGGCCCGATGAAAGCGGCCCGCTGTTTCGCTTTGCCCTGGAAGGTGAACAGGGCCAAACCCCATGGGAGCTGATGGAGCAGTTCGGCCATCTGCCGCTGCCGCCCTATATCGCCCGCAACCAGAACAGTGACGAGGACCCGGACGAAGCCGAGGACACCGAGCGCTACCAGACCGTATTCGCCAGCCACCCCGGCGCCGTGGCAGCCCCCACCGCCGCCCTGCACTTTGATGCACAGGTGCTGGCCGCGCTGAAAGAAAAAGGCGTGGAAACCGCTGCCGTCACGCTGCATGTGGGCGCGGGCACCTTCCAGCCTGTGAAGGTGGAAAACATTGCAGAGCACCAGATGCACAGCGAGCGGTACAACATTCCGCTGACCACCCTGGCCGCTCTCGAGCGCTGCCGCCAGCGGCGCGGCCGCATTGTGGCCGTGGGTACCACCAGCGTGCGCACCCTGGAATCCTGGGCGCGGACCGGGCAGATCTCGGGCGACACCAATATCTTCATCACCCCCGGTTTTGAATTCCGCGTCGTGGACTGCCTGGTCACCAACTTCCACCTGCCCAAAAGCACGCTGATGATGCTGGTCAGTGCCTTTGCAGGCTACAAGCACATCACGGAGCTCTACCAGCACGCGGTGCAAAACGAATACCGCTTCTTCAGCTACGGCGACTCCATGTTGCTGGAGAGACGCCGCTGA
- a CDS encoding IS5 family transposase (programmed frameshift), which produces MRKGYPSDIKREQFEVIRPMLESARKRTAPRKVELYEVFCAVLYLLRTGCQWRALPSDFPKWRTVHSYWAIWSEPREEGSLLEQALKKNQVGAAREKLGRNACSAFLIIDAQSVKNRDTVGLKGYDKVCGIKRHIAVDTQGLPHAIAVTTAEVTDRKGALQRCKRTLGRVQGVLCDSGYVGQPFAQGVQEILGEHVTVQIAKRSEMHSFKVMPKRWVVERSFAWLEKNRRLWKNCERWLNTSLQFVHLAFLGSLLRRL; this is translated from the exons ATGAGAAAAGGCTACCCCAGCGATATCAAGCGCGAGCAGTTCGAAGTGATCCGGCCAATGCTGGAGAGTGCGCGCAAAAGGACGGCCCCACGCAAGGTGGAGCTTTACGAGGTGTTCTGCGCCGTGCTGTATCTGCTGCGCACGGGCTGCCAGTGGCGAGCGCTGCCCAGCGACTTTCCCAAGTGGCGCACGGTGCATTCGTACTGGGCGATCTGGAGCGAGCCCCGCGAGGAAGGCAGCCTGCTGGAGCAGGCTTTAAA AAAAAATCAGGTTGGCGCGGCCCGCGAGAAACTGGGGCGCAACGCATGCAGCGCGTTCTTGATCATCGACGCGCAGAGCGTGAAGAACAGGGACACGGTGGGGCTGAAGGGCTATGACAAGGTCTGTGGGATCAAGCGGCACATTGCGGTGGACACCCAGGGGCTGCCACATGCCATTGCGGTGACCACGGCTGAGGTAACGGACCGCAAAGGTGCCCTGCAGCGCTGTAAGCGGACGCTGGGGCGGGTGCAAGGCGTGTTGTGCGACAGCGGCTACGTGGGTCAGCCCTTTGCGCAGGGCGTACAAGAGATTCTGGGCGAGCACGTGACGGTGCAAATCGCCAAGAGAAGCGAGATGCACAGCTTCAAGGTCATGCCCAAGCGCTGGGTAGTGGAGCGCAGCTTCGCCTGGCTGGAGAAGAACAGGAGGTTGTGGAAAAACTGCGAGCGTTGGCTCAACACCAGCTTGCAGTTCGTCCATCTGGCGTTCTTGGGGTCCTTGCTCAGGAGACTTTGA